Proteins from a single region of Mus pahari chromosome 2, PAHARI_EIJ_v1.1, whole genome shotgun sequence:
- the LOC110317051 gene encoding olfactory receptor 6B1: MDVENQTRVTKFILVGFPGSLSMRAAVFLMFLVAYILTVAENVIIILLVQQNRPLHKPMYFFLANLSFLETWYISVTVPKLLFSFWSMSNSISFTHCMIQLYFFIALMCTECVLLAAMAYDRYVAICRPLHYPTIMSHGLCFRLALGSWVIGFGISLAKIYFISRLSFCGPNVINHFFCDISPVLNLSCTDMSIAELVDFVLALVIFLFPLSITVLSYGCILATVLRMPTGKQKAFSTCASHLVVVTIFYSATIFMYARPRAIHAFNMNKVISIFYAIVTPALNPFIYCLRNREVKEALKKLIYCQATRSD; encoded by the coding sequence ATGGATGTGGAGAACCAGACACGGGTCACCAAGTTCATTCTGGTGGGGTTTCCTGGGAGCCTGAGTATGAGAGCAGCTGTGTTCCTGATGTTTCTTGTGGCCTATATTCTGACTGTAGCTGAAAATGTGATCATCATCCTACTGGTGCAGCAGAACCGACCACTGCACAAGCCTATGTACTTCTTCCTTGCCAACCTGTCTTTCTTGGAGACCTGGTACATCTCTGTGACCGTGCCCAAGCTGCTGTTCAGCTTCTGGTCCATGAGTAACAGCATCTCCTTCACTCACTGTATGATACAGCTTTACTTCTTCATTGCACTTATGTGTACAGAATGCGTTCTCCTAGCTGCAATGGCCTATGATCGTTATGTGGCTATCTGTCGCCCATTACACTACCCCACCATCATGAGCCATGGACTCTGTTTCCGCCTAGCTCTTGGTTCCTGGGTCATTGGCTTTGGTATCTCTTTGGCAAAGATCTACTTCATCTCTCGCCTCAGCTTCTGTGGTCCCAATGTCATCAACCACTTCTTTTGTGATATCTCTCCAGTTCTTAATCTCTCCTGCACAGACATGTCCATTGCTGAGCTGGTGGACTTTGTCTTGGCTCTGgtcatcttcctctttcctctgtcGATCACTGTTTTATCATATGGATGCATTCTGGCCACTGTGTTACGCATGCCAACAGGAAAGCAGAAAGCCTTTTCTACCTGTGCTTCCCACCTCGTGGTGGTTACCATCTTCTACTCAGCCACTATTTTTATGTATGCCCGACCCCGAGCTATCCATGCCTTCAACATGAACAAAGTTATTTCTATCTTCTATGCCATTGTGACCCCGGCTCTCAATCCTTTCATTTATTGCCTAAGGAACCGAGAGGTAAAAGAAGCTCTAAAGAAATTGATTTATTGCCAGGCCACGCGATCTGACTAG
- the LOC110317169 gene encoding olfactory receptor-like protein OLF3 yields the protein MGQEFVNQTWANEFILLGLSSDRNTQVFLFVLILAMYVITVVGNSLILFLIRLDSRLHTPMYFFLSVLSIVDLCYGNSIAPQMLAHLVSTQKLIPFHSCVFQLYISLALGGSEFFLLGAMSYDHYVAVCHPLHYTVIMDGGLCLGLAASCLVAGFLNSLMETVITFRLPLCHNVINHFACETLAVLRLACVDISFNKVMVAISGFLVIMLPCCLVLFSYTRIVIAILHIRSTQGRHKAFGTCASHLTVVCMCFGATIFTYLGPRSASSEDKEKMVALFYAVVAPMLNPVIYSLRNKEVMAALMKLVEKLR from the coding sequence ATGGGCCAGGAATTTGTCAACCAGACGTGGGCGAACGAGTTCATCCTCTTGGGACTTTCCAGTGACAGGAACACTCAggtctttctctttgtcctgATCCTTGCCATGTATGTCATAACTGTTGTAGGGAATTCTCTGATTCTTTTCCTCATCAGACTGGACAGCAGGCTTCAtactcccatgtacttcttcctcagtgtTCTGTCCATAGTGGATCTTTGCTATGGGAATAGTATTGCCCCACAAATGCTGGCTCACTTGGTTTCCACCCAAAAGCTCATCCCCTTCCACAGCTGTGTGTTCCAGCTCTATATCTCCTTGGCCTTGGGTGGTTCTGAGTTCTTCCTTCTGGGAGCAATGTCCTATGACCACTATGTGGCAGTATGCCATCCATTGCACTACACTGTCATCATGGATGGAGGACTGTGCCTGGGGCTGGCTGCCAGTTGCTTGGTGGCTGGTTTCTTGAATTCACTGATGGAGACAGTAATCACCTTCCGTCTTCCTCTGTGTCACAATGTCATTAATCACTTTGCCTGTGAGACCCTTGCAGTGCTTCGGCTAGCCTGTGTAGACATCTCTTTCAACAAGGTCATGGTGGCAATATCAGGGTTTCTGGTAATCATGCTTCCCTGTTGCCTGGTTCTATTCTCTTATACTCGGATAGTCATTGCCATTCTACACATTCGATCTACTCAAGGACGTCATAAGGCCTTTGGGACTTGTGCCTCTCACCTCActgtggtttgtatgtgctttgGGGCCACAATCTTCACTTACCTAGGTCCACGTTCTGCCTCATCTGAGGATAAGGAGAAGATGGTTGCTCTGTTCTATGCTGTGGTGGCACCCATGTTGAACCCTGTGATTTACAGTTTGAGGAATAAAGAAGTTATGGCTGCTCTTATGAAACTTGTTGAAAAATTAAGGTAA